The sequence gaactttatcacagtgccgagttaagtggccacgtgatcacctttcaatggatgcctagccattgtggtgtctttggtaatgaactcgctgacagtgaggcaagatcggcctcctcttcctctaatgaagtacggattgcctactcgcgacctgacaccaactccatgatcaaggcactcatgcaggcttatagagcccactctgataatattcacagacgtctacatacgattgacccagacggtaaattctgtttgcccccgaagtttacacggagcaaaacatcattgctacacaggattcggctcggcgttgctttcacccgtcgctacgcacacctcatcggccaatcgaacaaccctgattgtgtacactgccagatgcccgaaacactgcaacacgtactgtgcgactgcccagcatatatgctggagcgaaggacattagacagtttcctagccagcgttggcagacaactactgtaggaggaagctatcctcggcccatggcctgacactgcaatttcagtgcgtgcaacaaaagttttgttgaagttcctgcaggacaccaagctcgacgagcggctctagtgaggcaactgtctcatgtacataagcactcaccacttctctgatcatcatcacccatcccaatactttcactccccttccctcttccccagtgtagagtagcagactagagcgcactagctcaggtcgacctctctgtctttcctatcaataaattctattcataggcgctttgtcaaggacttctcacgcatcgcggagccgctaacacatctaaccaaatgtgatgtcgcgttcaagtgggaaacgccgcaggccaaggcatttcaagaactcaaacgacgcatgcagtcgccgccggtacttgcacacttcgacgaggacaccgataccgaaatccacactgacgccagtagcctaggcctcggtgccgtcctagtccagtggaaagaaggacttgaaagggtgatatcgtatgctagccggtcgctgtcaaaagcggaaagcaactattctacgactgaaaaggaatgcctcgccatcatttgggctatagctaaattccgcccttacctctatggcaggccattcaaagtcgtcagtgaccatcacgcattgtgttggctagctaacttaaaggacgcttcaggacggctggcgcggtggagcctcagactacaagaatatgacgtcacggtaatatacaagtccggaagaaaacactccgacgccgactgcttatcgcgcgcccccatcgatcccccgccgcaagacgacgaggacgacgacgccttgcttgggataataagcgcggaagacttcactaaacagcaacgagcagacccggagctaaaaggcctcgtcgagtatttggaagggagcaccgacgttgtccctagggcatttaagcgcgggttgtcgtcgttcacgctacaaaacaacctgctcgcgaagaagaacttctcaccagtccgcgccagctaccttcttgttgtaccgtcagcgctgcgcccagaaatactgcacgccctacacgacgatccaaccgctgggcacctcggattctcccggacgctgtcgagaatacaggaaaggtattactggccgcgtctgaccgccgaagtcgcccgttacgtcaagacatgccgagactgtcaacgacgcaagacaccaccgacaaggccagcaggattactacagccgatcgaacctcctcgccgaccattccagcagattgggatggatttgttggggccgttttcgatatcaacatccgggaataagtggatcgtcgtggcgacggactatctcacccgctttgctgaaactaaagctccaccaaaaggcagcgcagccgaagtggcgaaatttttcgtcgagaacatcctgctgcgacatggtgccccagaagtcctcatcaccgacagaggaacggcttttacagcagagctcacccaagccattctgcagtacagccagacaagccacaggaggacaactgcctaccatccgcagacgaatggtctcacggaacgcctgaaaaagaccctcgccgacatgctagcaatgtacgtcgacgtcgaacacaagacgtgggacgcggtcctgccgtacgtaacctttgcgtacaacacggcggtgcaagaaacaacacagatcacgccgtttaagctggtttacggcaggaacccgacgacgacgcttgacgccacgctgccgcacgtaactgacgaagagaatgttgacgtcgctagctatctccagcgcgccgaagatgcccgacagctcgcccgcctgctaataaagagccagcagaggaccgacagccgacaatacaacctccgacgacgcttcgtcgaataccagcccggcgaccgtgtttgggtgcagcatcgggtcgatgcttcttttaagaggggggtattgacacgtgcacttatctttatcgggcgaccacgtttcgccgcctaacaaatgttatcgcacagcgcgggacgcgcctgcatgtatccgaagttactggaaagttatcgatgcttctatccgctgtctgttgtcgccgaaccttgtattatctgatttcatcgcgtgactcgaatgttgtagaactttttggaaggcatgcgggtcccaacgattactctggaacattcgacgactgttgtataaaagccgacgcgcttgacccgctgatcagattttcgacgatcgccgagcgtgttcgccactatcgttgtgctataagtgtagcctgttttgtgggcacaggttcgcccaataaaagttagttttgtcgttcacagtattgctactgtgttattgaacgtcaccaccacgtgacaatatcaacaagggactgaggcaagggtgtcctttatccccgctgctgtttatgatgtacatggtgaggatggagagggcgctggaaggaagtaatatcgggtttaatctctcatacaaacaggcaggtacagtaatagagcagcaactcccaggtttattttatgcggacgacattgtgttgctcgctaagaagcaaagcgatttgcaacgtctggctaatatctgtggacaggaaggcaacaatttaggtttgaaattttgtgttagaaaatcaggtgttatggtattcaatgaaaacagtgaattcacagacagtggagatacagggccaagaaatacctcgggtaacagaatataaataccttggtatatggataaacgaaggcaatggatatatggaaacacaggaaaaaaccataacagtcaaggggaagagaaatgcagccataatgaagcacagagcgctatggggatacaataggtacgaggtcctccgaggtatctggaaaggggtaatggttccaggatttacttttggaaatgcggttgtttgctttaaatcaggggtacaatcaggactcgacgggaaccaaaggtcagtgggtcgcctcgcattgggcgctcacgggaagactacaaatgaagctgtgcagggggatatgggctggactagttttgaagtgagggaagctcgcagtaaaattgagtatgaagaacggctgaggaatatggaagaaagttaatgggctgggagagtgttcaggtatctgtacaggcaaaacattgattcacagtggaggaaaagaactaggaagcttaccagcaagtatgcggcctgtggggtgggcaacacagcaacaagaaaggtcaagcggaaagtcagagaggctgaattaatctcatgggtggcggcaatgggaaagaaacctgccatgagtaactacttaagaggaaaaaacgaaatcaggaaagaaaccatttatgataactcaaagggaagctcattacttttcgaagcgagatcgggatgccttagaacacgcacctataaagcgagatataagaaggaagaagaagcgtgtgcttgctgcggtaaagctaggggaacgacggagcatattttattagaatgtgaagacgtctacccagcggtcgatttaggcaccactggcctccttgaagcccttgggttcagcgggagcagtggtaaagcaaacaggtccgcaatagacattagtaagaggcgattggaggattggtggaagaaaagtagggaaacgacaaaagacggagacgtacaaaagcacaattcgcaataggggatcagaaagtttggacgcggtagtttatagtgtttttttttcttttttcattggttaacctaggtaggatattaggcagcatagtagcaagagcttggtggcgcaacccaccgccccgttccaaaggggacgctcataacatccatccatccatccatccatccatccacgtcaTGCGCTTGGCGCAGAAGCGTTGCCTAGGCTGCGCCTGGTTGCATTTCTTTATTCGATTTCGCGTTCATGCTGCTACACAGCCTAAAATAACATTGTGTAGCGCAAGGAAGTGGCAAAATCTTTCGCAGAAGTTTTTAAGCTAGCGAATGCGGCATGCATTTAACGGAATCCAAGCGACGGGCAGTCGCATACTCACGATTATGACGTTTCCGTTCGCCCTGGATTTTAAGCAGTGCCCTAAAGAAAAGAGTGAGGGCCATAACTTTTATTGCCATAACAAGACTAAATTTCCGACTCACAATATAGAAATACAGACGCGAAGCAGTCCTTTTCCAATGAATGCTCATGTAAGACGACTGAGCTTcggatgcttttctttttttctcgcgagAAGATGCGCGTTCCTTTTTCAGGGACTTCGTGAAGAAGTGAAGGCGTGTGATGAAAAAGAACTTTATAATCTGGTTCGTAAGATCGATACCATGGCGTGCACAGCTGACCACGACAGAATTTTTCTGCAGGCAGGAGGTCAGCTCATCCATACTGTCTTGGTGTAGTTCATTGTAGCTGACCCATGTCGTGAAGGTGATCTCAAGGGCATCCACAAAGGCGAACAGCTTCTCCGAAGGATAAAGGAGGCCGCCATTATCAAAAAATATGTAAGCACAGCGAGATCTCTGTTCGCCTTCTGCGGTAATACGAGAAGCTCACCAAAGCAGTCGCTGCAGCCGATTTTTACTATCGTCTTCCTGGAAACATAACCTGCTATGTAAAAAACAAGTCGGGCATCGCTTGTCTTTTCGGGATACACATGATCAGGAATGATCTTTGATTTCTTGAGAACCTCAGAAGCTTCTTCGAGCTTGCCCTTGTCACGCCGTGAATCTACTTGTTTGGCCTCACTTCCATCGGGTAACAGAGAGGTAAGCAAGCCTCCTGCACAGTTCCCGCTGCTTGGTGCCTTTACCAGATCACAGAAGCTTAGGCAGTTCACTGTGATTAAAAATTGGGTAGCTGTCGGGTGATCGTAGCACCCTGAAAACTGACGGATAACGCCAAACAACTTTTCTATACAGTCTTGGCTGAGTCGGCGTGTGAGGACGTACTTGAAACAAAGTTTCGCATTGAAGTACTTTAGAAGGCCCAGTGTAGCATCCAAGGTAACTCTCAGTCCCTCAGGGTTGCTTGCGGAAATGAATCCAAGCTTGGAACTGCCCAAGGAAGCTTCCCATTTATTTAGGTACTCTTGAAAATCGGTTATGTTCTTTTCCTGGGGAGAACCAACTTTCAGCCCTTTTGATGGGATGCGTGCTGTCACGGCCTCAATTAATTTTACCTTCATGAGCACAAATACTTGTGTTGGTGCCGGTTCACCCCAATGCTTAGATATCTCACTGTTGTTGAAGAATAGCCCACGCAGAACTTCAGCACTGAACAGGTGGAATGCAAAGTTTACTTTCATCTTTTCAAAGTTGTTGGGAATAATGTGCGACATCGTGATTTTAGGCATCACTTTCAATGTTACAGCGCATTTATCTTCATCGTACGCCGCCTTAATGTGCTCCATGTAAATAGCACCATCTGAGGGTGTTTTGTAAGGAGCATTAATAAAGCCATTCCTGACACATTTCACCAAATGTAGAAAatcgaaaatgaaaaaaaaggtgcCTCCCTATCTCGACAGGATGTGGCACGGATGACTTTATCGAGGATGAGGTCCCCGATGTCCCAAACTTGCGCCACATGGATCGATTTTACGAGGCTCCATC comes from Dermacentor andersoni chromosome 9, qqDerAnde1_hic_scaffold, whole genome shotgun sequence and encodes:
- the LOC140213364 gene encoding uncharacterized protein; amino-acid sequence: MPKITMSHIIPNNFEKMKVNFAFHLFSAEVLRGLFFNNSEISKHWGEPAPTQVFVLMKVKLIEAVTARIPSKGLKVGSPQEKNITDFQEYLNKWEASLGSSKLGFISASNPEGLRVTLDATLGLLKYFNAKLCFKYVLTRRLSQDCIEKLFGVIRQFSGCYDHPTATQFLITVNCLSFCDLVKAPSSGNCAGGLLTSLLPDGSEAKQVDSRRDKGKLEEASEVLKKSKIIPDHVYPEKTSDARLVFYIAGYVSRKTIVKIGCSDCFGELLVLPQKANRDLAVLTYFLIMAASFILRRSCSPLWMPLRSPSRHGSATMNYTKTVWMS